The genomic stretch ATGTGGCACCTTGTTAATTTTAAAGCAATATTGCAAAGGGAATGAATGAAAATGAAGGACTGCTAATTGTCCATCCTTGTTGAAAATTGCGGATTTAAGTGTGCAAGTACGAGTCAAGTTTGCACACATTAATTCCGCATTTTTTCTTTCGCGTTCATTTCTTCACTACTCGCTACTCACGACCGACTGGCAGACCACACCTTCTTAAAGAACTCTATGAAATGCTTTAGACGTCGAGTATTTtaatagcctagttaactaagcttttttcAAGGATATCAAATTCGGTTTCCCTTAAACGAAAATTCAGACGCAAACAAATAtcagagcaaatccctaaaattcaaatccaccAATCCGCACAAAGTGGCGTGGTCACGTCTTACCTtcttaaataattcaaaaatccaTTACTCAAAACAAAGGATTTCCCGATAttgaccacgtgagcaaagaacagtAGAATTTACCAATCAAAGTAATTTTTTCCACCTTAGCTATTCCGATTtcctggtggtaagaaaaattatgctgggtctcctaACTAGTATTTTAATTAAATGAGGAGGATATTCCCGGCGGAGTCTGGGATATCTCAAATACCACAACACTAAAAACATCTTTTGAATTGGAACCCTGTACAACAAAAGATCAACAATCAGTTAGAAACAGGAACACTTATGTACATATAGATAGATGGATAGATAGATGGATAGAAGTTACTTAAGAGAAACATTTTGGTCAGTTAACTTACTTCGCATTTCATATGAAGTCAATATTGTTTTCTatgatttttaactttaaagctGACGAATTGCCAGTATATTGTGAATTTGATTTAGCATACACTTAGATATTGTTACATCTTTTTAAAGCAACGAAAAAATCTGTTTAATTAAATTAGCACCGCCAACTATCTGTGACTCGTTATCCAATTAGGAATTAGACATTGATATTGTATGGTAAGAACACAAATATGACTTATCTTTTGTGAGAAGGCTTCCCACGCTAAACTCCAACGTTACAATAATGCGATAACATCACAGCGTTGATCACGTTGTAAGGTAATACATCTATATAAACACTCAGTTCCTTCGTGTATTGACAAAGACACAGGTTTTGAAATGACCACAACAAGATTGTACCTATTTTctgtatctttttttttattattgttttcggCTCATGGATTGCATTTACAAATAGCGTGTTTGAAGCGATGGAACAGTCGCTGTTTTAATGGATTGGACAAAAAATTGCCAGAATATAAGGATATCAAAGAAGATATAGCGAagctaaaaactttaaaaatgtgtaagtatttttttgttatattccaTACTACCTTTATGTTCAAACTTGCAGAAAAGAAAGATCTCCAACCTCTTTCCTCCAAAGGTTCAAATCAGTACATGTTCGTTGTAGAAATGTTCTAAAACAAAAAGGTTCACATGATAAGCTAGtggtaaagtttttaaatttttttttcaagtttatttttcgATATAACTACTGGCtcaaaagtcattaaaatgtaacTAACATTTGGCTTGGTGACTAAAAGTACCGGCAAAATCTTTATTGACTTTATTTCCTGCCgattatcttttatttttatttttatttttttagaaaattaggataaaaaatgcACATTGTGAGATtttcaatttatattttaagtttttttgaaaggagAATcgcattttttttcataatttataAACTCAACAAGCATATACaccaggaataacatttttctttttaccaagacacacacaaaaaaagaatttcaaatGGAAGTCTTCCTTTAGTCGTAAAAGGTctgaaaaacttttgttttaaaagtgaTAGCAAGATTTagtcggtaaaaaatgactaaattttCTACAACTATTACTGTGCCAACCAAAAGTTTTTACCGGCCTTCTTCTGTCGACTATTTATTTACAGATAAGGTATCACAATAAGCATGTTGATGATAATCttttaaagtaattaaaatttgcTAACAAAAATGAAgtataaattaattaaaagagACACGAAAGAAATTTCTATAATCTAAGGATATTATGTCTATTTTAACAAGTCTGCATTTTTTACTATTATCAttattcatttgtttttttgtttgttttctgtgTGTTTACCtttttgttcgtttgtttgtttgtttgtttatctgtttgtttatttacttGTTTGCTTATAATACAGGAACATAATGAAACGGATACCTTATCACACATGTAAATATGTTCAATGAGAGACACACCAAAGAGCCATGTTTAATGTTGAGATATTCTAACGTGTGACATTAGAATATCTCAACATTAAATATTGGGTTAGTAGTCCTGCTGTGGAAAAAAGCAATAACATCAAGTGATGAATAATTCTTGTTCTAAGCCGTAGCAAAAAAACTTTAGGTTATTTTCTTGAGTTTTTATTTAGCcccaatattaaaattttttttgagtatCTTCCACTCTCTTTTTAGTGACAAAGGCTCTAagggaaaaaattttaaagagatTCAAAATACTGAAATTTGCTGGAAATGCTGATTTAACACCAAAGGAGAGATGAAACAGACATCGCTTCGCGTACACATAGTGAGTTATAAAGTTGAAAGAACTGCTGACGTTACGATTAACTCTCCTTCGTCACCAACTTTTCAACGCATAAGAATCCCTATTTAATCATGTCAGGTGAGGAGCAGATATTTTGAATTGAGGATTATTTGGATATTGGACATTGAAAGTTtgtaacaaatataaaatatgtaatATAATATACCATGgttaaataaaattactttttagaaGATTTTTTGCTGTCCTGATCTGGTAAAATACTTCACCTTTTGGTATCTGATAATACATATGGATAGTTGAATACATTGCAGTGAATTGATGTGTGATGTAAATCAAAGTGAAATTTCTAAATACCAATGTTTAGTTATcgtaataaataaatgattgaTAAAAACTATTGTCAAATATGGTAAGAAACTGCTTAATAATACCCTTTGTGTATTGATTGTCACGTTAAAGCTTAATTACACAAATTCTTTCTCTCTCTTGACGTATGATGTGGGAGATCATTGAATCAATATGAGAAACAGAGTACGACGGAATAGTTTTCATTCATAAATACAAAAGGAAGGTCAAAGaaataacacaacaaaaatcatccatgcatatattttgttgtttttccatAAATGGAtaagttttaaaatatgtttcttCTCGAGAGTTCTTGTTGTAGctacaaaattaattttcgtcAATGCAAGCTTCAAGATTGACCTATTCAGTCACCAAAAAaggcattaattttttttaaaagaatatttcttttaattcaAAATCACATGATGTGAGTTAAAATGAAATGTAACGTATCATCAATTGGTTTCGTGAAACGACATGACAACAATTTCCTTCTGacatttctttttgttgtaTAGAAAAGTATGAAATACTTCAGTAGTCAATCTTTGTCAATGTATGGGTCATCAAGTATGAAACTACACAATCACATATGGTAACAAAAAAATGCCAGATGAAGAAGGAAATCGCATATCCCTATATTGCCTTTTACTAGTATATCTTCATCCATTTCTGCAAAACATTGGTGAAAAAAAGTtagtaaaagaaaacaaaactaaaatttaaaaaatgaagcgGAAGTAGAGTTTTAATAACAAATATTTAAGTTGTGATGTTCATGATTTTACTAAAATCTCTCTCATCGCAATCTAGTTCCCAAGGCTTCGTTTTCGCTTTCTGTTATACGTGGCCAGCACTCACATTAAGAAGCGAAAAAGAACCTTTGAAAATGAGATTGTCTCTAATCAGATGACAAAGCACAAAACGACAAAATTGCATCTGTTAAGTGAAAGACAAaagcgaatttttaaaatgaccaaaacttgtttaaatattaaaataatttaatattaaAATGATAAAGGAGATGAGGCCGTCTAAAGGatgcaaatttttattattatatagtgTTAATAACTCTAATTTGATCACATGCgtataaattaaaacaaaaatttaaggaGGAGAAGAGGAGATATGTTATGTCATTACCGTGTCTATTTTGAGAAGCTCACACGTTTGTTATCAGATCTTTGATAGAAAGTCTGAGCAATGCAGACATAACATTAATTGTGTTATCATTCActatttttttgaaacatatGTCTGTTTATATGCGCATATGATAACCAGTTCGTTTAATAAGGTGATTTAATGAACTATGAGGTTTATGTTAAATGGGATACGGATTGGactactgattttggacatattTGGTGTCTTTACAATCTGCGACAACCTTCTTTCCAGGGCATTTTGGTTTTTTTGATTAATTCGATCGCGGCGAGAAGGACAGCTCAGGGGCTAAgtgaccctggggacaaggacgGATTTGCAATACATTTCCCTGCAAATATGTGAGAGTACATAGCACTTTAAATATTCGTATAGGTAAAGGGGAAATTGTCCCGACGAGGGGTCGGGGAATTACCTTGTCGCTAAACCGTCGcatctttcattgttaaagcggCTTTCTACTTTAACGGAATTGGTCAAATCTTTCCTCCTTTAGTGACACTAGAACAAGATCAAATTTTAATTGTTGGTAATGTCAAAAACTGCTACATCTATAGTCATCGTAAAGTCAACAGTGACCTTTTTTCTGAGATTGCTGCAAGGAGCCTATTTGTGTTTATCATAACATAAGGCTCATTCTCGTCTAGTGTTATTAATTATCCTGTTGTGTcgtttgaaataattttaggCTTAATTGTCAATAATTTTTCCTTTTAATATGAAACCGTGCATTTTCAAACATTAGACGCTTTTATTGGCTGAAATACTTGATAACAAATCAATCATGCGTAACGAGTTGAAACTTCAAACGCTGTTTACACTACATTGAGTATGATTTCACAAGTTGGTTTCAAAATGGCAGCAAATAGACGTGAACGATAAAACAAGTGTATGGAAgaagttttgttttctttccggTTGGTTGAAGGTAAGGTAAACTCAACTTCATGTTTATGAAAGATTTTCTTCTCGATGATACAGACGCACCATCCGATATGTCTGTGGTATGCGACTCCACACATAATATCACTGGAGATAAATTAAACCACAAAGAGGCTAACAATGAcgagaataaaaagaaagaattaaCCATAAAGCTTGATAAAGACTTGCTGAAATTTAAAGCCTTTTTCTTTCTGTTCTTTGCTGGATTTGGATCAACTTTTCCTTACTTAGGCGTTTATTTTAAGCAGCTTGGCCTAAATGCGTCCTTCGTTGGTATATTAGCAGGCGTAAGACCTCTCATACAATTTATCAGTGGACCTTTTTGGGCGTTATTGGCGGATCGTTACAAAGCAAGAAAAGCGATTCTTTTGTTTTCAATTCTTGCATGGTTAGTAATGACGCTGTTGTTAGCATTTCCCAGACCACACAAAGAGATCTGCAAGTTAACCAACATTACTCACCCAGGAATAAACATTATCAGTGAAAAACCGGCGCAACGGAGTATTGTTCCGGCAGTCGGGTTCCAAGGAAGATTCGGGGAACTCGCTTACACCGAAAACTGTGTAAATTGCCGTCCTCAACTTTTTACAAATTTCGTCAAAAGAAACGCTAGAGATGATGGAAATAGCTCAGAaattatattaaatataaaactCGAGAATCGAAATAATTCTGTGTTACCATGGAAACGTAACCAAAAAAGTGAAGAAGAGATTTCTGTACAAAATGGTATTCATTATCGAATTAAATACATCATCGAACGCGATCAAAACGAGATTCGAGATATATTTTACGTTTTGTTAGTATTAATTGTTATTGGAGAATTTTTAGAAGCGCCATCTTTTATTATGATCGACACCGCCTTGTTAGATCACCTTGGAGATGAAAAAAAGCATTATGGGAAGACAAGGTTGTTTGGAAGTATAGGATATGGTCTTGCATCCTTTAGTGTAGGCGCATTACTAGATAAATTTCAATTTGAATTCTGTGGTAAAGTATTCACAaattatttagtaattttttacaTCTTCTCATGTTTTATGGTCATTGGTTTTatatttggtttattttttgttaaattcaaGTACAGCAACACAAAAGAATCATCAAAACCAATAGAATGCATCAAAGTGTTTTTCTCCCTAAAATATGGTTCGTTTCTTGCTATATGTTGGTTTTGTGGGTTTTGCCATGGTAGTATCATGAACTTCTTAAATTGGTATTTGGAGGATTTAGGTGCATCGAAGCTGATGATGGGCGTGGCAACCGCGTGTAGATGCTCCGCAATTATTTTCGGCTTTTTCGTATCTAGTTTCTTCATTGACAGAGTTGGACATATCCAGCTTATATGTTGGGCATTAGCATCTTATGTCGGAAGTTATTTCGGTTATTCCATTTTACATAATCCTTGGTGGGCTATCCCTGTAGAGGTTGTACAAGGGCTTATTTATGCAATATCGTGGTCATCTTGTATAACCTACCTCGGAGAAGCAGCCCCACCTAATACGGCAGCAACAATGCAAGGTATACTTCCTAATGTTAGTTCTGTAcatcaatttttctttgtattttcttCTTGTTTATAAACACAAGATAACTTCTTTTAAACAGCTTCTCAGATAAGCTTTATcttgaaaaataaaagattattgagaagaatgtttgcatgattattttttttacagttttcgcgactttttctcaattttcgcgaaattaaatttttttccaaaagtaaCAATAGACACCATTTGCGAACTatcttttttctattattttctatacttttttcttctctttgcGAAAATTCCACGTGACACATTCGCAAAATTAGTCtccgcaaaattaaaaaaaattccgtCACGAAATAAGTCTgcgaaaattaaactttttcacGTTTCTTACAACTCCACACTTTAGTAACATCTTTCCTTTAGCCCTCCGCAGATATTTTCTCTCTTATAGACATAAATTGTTATCATTTTACTGCAGGGATTCTTCAAGGCGTTTACTGGGGATTAGGGACTGGTTCTGGAGCAATAGCTGGCGGTATTCTAATCAATCATATTGGGGTGCGATCTTCGTATCACGTAGGAGGTATTCTAAGTTCCATCATCTTTGTCTTGTTTTGTGGACTGCAACTTGTGATAGCGAAAAGAGAGAAGAAGATAGGTGGTACATCGTAGTTCTATACATTCTGTAAATATTTAGATGAATATAACCAATTTTATTACATACTGCTACATGTTTATGTTACATGAAAAGTGCCCCTCCCTCTTATAGAGCACAACCTTTTACTGTTACTTGTTTTCTTAAGAAAGACTCCTCcctaaattataaaatatacagGAAACTAGTGAAAATTCTTTTAATGCGCTTGTTCACATACAGAACATTGGCAGCTGCAATCAATAAAATTCTATGGATTCCTCACGAAAAGATCGCCCAGAAAAAGTACTTCATTTATTGGTTTTCCGGAAATTTGTTAATACAACCAAAAAATCTAATTCGCTGTAATCATCGAAAAATTATCACAAAAACTGATTTAGAAAGTGACAACTAATTTTTGCTGTAATTATCGCGAAAATTATTTTAGAAAGTGACAACTAATTTTTGCTGCAATTGTTGCAAAAACTGATTTAGGAAGTTGCATCTAATTTTCGCGGTAATTATCGTGTAAACTGCtgtagaaagttacaactaaTTTTTGCGTATTGTTTTAGGGGATAAATCAATATATAATTCGACTAGAAATTTGACTCTAGAATAAAATATCTAAATAACAGCTCTATCATGTCAGCTAACGATGTTTTTAAATCTCGCGCTATTGAAGGTGGTTGAACTTATGAGCGGCTTGTTATTGCATAGCTACAAACTCGAAAGTGAAATAAATTGAacatttcttgaaaaaaaaataatctatacaagacatatatatatatacatatttgtatTATTTCTAGTAAAATCGAGCCAAAGTTCAATCCAAGGCAGCCAATTTATTCCGGCTATCATTTGAAGTTAAAAATTGTTTCTGTTAAATCAGCTTATAAATTGTAATTTCTATTCAAAGATTATTCAACAATTCACTGTATCGCTCCATTGTTTTCATTATGAAATTTAACATGCAGACATCCAGTCACCCTATATGACTATAAGAAGCACAGCTCAATCGTAGCGTCATCTATATATCCATTCAACAACCATTCGACTCcttttaacatttttgtaaacgttGCCttctgttaaaaaataataaaataaatgataaaGGTATTTTGACGCTTTCTTCGTTATATTAAATATCAGACTTGCTCATActcttttgtgcttaattgtaGGGGGGGGGGGTCGAATAAGCAGGGGTGGGTGGGTACTCCGGGGAAAAATGGTGGGGGTTATAATGACCTAAGGGGGTATTACGAAATTTTCTGTAAAATGGTGGGAACAAGTTTAAATAAACTAACACTAGTGAAACAACTAAAATAAAGATAAcagcttttgacatgtttaagaAATAAACTGTGCTGACATTTTGttaatatttgttatttttcaccTGTAAATAGTATTTGTTCTTGAGATTTGTTCCAAAAAAgagttttgttttgattataaGAAAAGATGCTGCTTTGTGATATCCAAAAAACTTATTATGGGGCGGGGGGCGGGCGATAGTAAAATGAGGAGGTGGGTCTCATTCTCGAATTTCAATAAAATAGGTGGTaagtataaaatgattttaggggtgaaaaattcgaaaaagtgcaatttgacccccccctacaattaagcacaaaagagTAAAATTAGTCGTttgtcaatgaaaaaaaaaaaaaacaggtttgCTGGACCTGCGATTGTTGTTTGTCGTACATATTTCTCGCATTGGTATTTGGTGCAAAAAATGAACAAATTAACAAACATACCTTTTTTTCCGCCAAAAGTAAAAGCAGATCAAATTCACCATGACCGGCCACATCGCCCAAAACAGGGCCGTATTCGATGGAACATAATTTCTCCACCATGGTGTTGTAGGCTATAAAatgtatttaaataaaaacaataattacaccGTTTGTGTTACTTCAAAATTACAGaaaatttcaaagtaacgaTGGGAATAAAAATTGTCAGCTTGAAATTTCCAG from Hydractinia symbiolongicarpus strain clone_291-10 chromosome 12, HSymV2.1, whole genome shotgun sequence encodes the following:
- the LOC130622018 gene encoding major facilitator superfamily domain-containing protein 6-like; its protein translation is MFMKDFLLDDTDAPSDMSVVCDSTHNITGDKLNHKEANNDENKKKELTIKLDKDLLKFKAFFFLFFAGFGSTFPYLGVYFKQLGLNASFVGILAGVRPLIQFISGPFWALLADRYKARKAILLFSILAWLVMTLLLAFPRPHKEICKLTNITHPGINIISEKPAQRSIVPAVGFQGRFGELAYTENCVNCRPQLFTNFVKRNARDDGNSSEIILNIKLENRNNSVLPWKRNQKSEEEISVQNGIHYRIKYIIERDQNEIRDIFYVLLVLIVIGEFLEAPSFIMIDTALLDHLGDEKKHYGKTRLFGSIGYGLASFSVGALLDKFQFEFCGKVFTNYLVIFYIFSCFMVIGFIFGLFFVKFKYSNTKESSKPIECIKVFFSLKYGSFLAICWFCGFCHGSIMNFLNWYLEDLGASKLMMGVATACRCSAIIFGFFVSSFFIDRVGHIQLICWALASYVGSYFGYSILHNPWWAIPVEVVQGLIYAISWSSCITYLGEAAPPNTAATMQGILQGVYWGLGTGSGAIAGGILINHIGVRSSYHVGGILSSIIFVLFCGLQLVIAKREKKIGGTS